Proteins encoded in a region of the Chryseobacterium piperi genome:
- a CDS encoding tryptophanase, with product MNLPYAEPFRIKMVEEIRQSTREEREQWLKDANYNLFNLKSSQVFIDLLTDSGTGAMSDRQWGALMTGDESYAGSRSFDQLHTAVKNITGFTYLLPTHQGRAAENVLFSVLVKDGDVVPGNSHFDTTKGHIEFRKAHAIDCTVDEAFDINDLHPFKGNIDLKKLEEVYKSHPKEKIPFCLITITCNSSGGQPVSLENMKAVRALSNQYGIPVFFDSARFAENAYFIKKREKGQENRSIKEICKEIFSYGDGMTMSSKKDGLVNIGGFIALNSEEIFRKASNFTIIYEGFITYGGMAGRDMAALAVGLDEATEFAYLESRISQVEYLGNKLIEYGIPVQKPIGGHAVFIDSLNFLPKVAREEYPAQTLGLEIYKEAGIRTVEIGTLLADRDPETRQNRYPKLELVRLAIPRRTYTNNHMDYIAAAIKNVYERRDEIAKGYKITWEPDLLRHFTVQLEEA from the coding sequence ATGAATTTACCGTACGCGGAACCTTTCCGCATTAAAATGGTTGAAGAAATTCGCCAGTCAACAAGAGAAGAAAGAGAGCAATGGCTTAAGGATGCGAACTATAATTTATTTAATTTAAAATCTTCACAGGTTTTTATCGACCTGCTTACCGACTCAGGAACAGGAGCAATGTCTGACAGACAGTGGGGCGCATTGATGACCGGAGATGAAAGCTATGCCGGTTCCCGATCATTTGATCAGCTGCATACCGCTGTAAAAAATATTACAGGATTTACTTATCTCCTACCTACTCACCAGGGAAGAGCTGCTGAAAACGTTTTGTTTTCCGTACTTGTAAAAGACGGCGATGTCGTTCCCGGAAATTCACATTTCGACACCACAAAAGGACACATTGAGTTCAGAAAAGCACATGCTATTGACTGTACTGTAGATGAAGCTTTTGACATCAATGATCTTCATCCGTTCAAAGGAAATATTGACCTTAAAAAACTTGAAGAGGTCTATAAAAGCCATCCTAAAGAAAAAATACCCTTCTGTTTAATTACCATTACCTGTAACTCTTCAGGAGGGCAACCTGTTTCTCTTGAAAACATGAAAGCAGTAAGAGCACTTTCCAATCAATATGGAATTCCTGTTTTCTTTGATTCTGCAAGGTTTGCTGAAAATGCATATTTTATTAAAAAGAGAGAAAAGGGACAGGAAAACAGAAGCATCAAAGAAATCTGTAAAGAGATTTTCTCTTACGGAGATGGTATGACCATGAGCTCCAAAAAGGACGGGCTGGTGAATATCGGAGGATTTATTGCTTTAAACAGCGAGGAGATTTTCAGAAAAGCATCCAACTTCACGATTATCTACGAAGGATTCATTACTTATGGAGGTATGGCCGGAAGAGATATGGCCGCATTAGCAGTAGGACTTGATGAAGCAACAGAATTTGCTTATTTGGAAAGTAGGATTTCACAGGTAGAATACCTTGGAAACAAGCTGATAGAATACGGAATTCCTGTTCAGAAACCAATTGGAGGTCATGCTGTTTTTATTGATTCTTTAAACTTTCTTCCTAAAGTGGCTCGTGAAGAATATCCGGCACAGACCTTAGGGCTTGAAATTTATAAAGAGGCAGGTATCAGAACTGTTGAAATCGGAACGTTACTGGCTGACCGGGATCCGGAAACCAGGCAAAATCGTTATCCAAAATTAGAGTTGGTCCGCCTGGCTATCCCAAGAAGAACCTACACCAATAACCATATGGATTATATCGCTGCTGCCATAAAGAATGTTTATGAAAGACGTGATGAAATTGCCAAAGGGTACAAAATTACATGGGAGCCCGATCTCCTGAGACATTTTACCGTACAATTGGAAGAAGCATAA
- a CDS encoding acyltransferase family protein → MNRDLYIDFAKGLATLSIIFIHTAFWSGQFYIPTEVRVFSLVFDVALFYALSGITSGSNIEKTFYRLLKLQITYMIFVTLLFFLDYFFKIFGLSFFSLEWLQNFYSTFGSKYAATSISTEPQWQNLGNWYLHQYTNADTFPVVMGSFWYLKVYFILTVFGVLILRFFPRHINWFIGLCIALTLIFNIFPGLYPTGQVGYVAFYLAIFLIANRMRGKKIPTKIIPVLYTIVAGLLMWMFWYYGNEIFYKINKNKFPPKIPYIIWTLFSLVTLFVFYNRLKITRENLITYIGRNAIFFYFAQGISSSLVYFIVVSLNEKMPWWVLMILIYCINIILAIIIAEVLKKTDRLGWNVLEFLRRKTAS, encoded by the coding sequence ATGAACAGGGACCTCTATATTGATTTTGCAAAAGGGCTGGCAACACTCTCCATTATATTCATCCATACCGCTTTTTGGTCGGGGCAATTTTACATTCCTACAGAAGTCAGGGTATTTTCTCTGGTTTTCGATGTTGCTTTATTTTATGCTTTAAGCGGAATTACTTCCGGGTCTAATATTGAAAAAACATTCTACAGGCTGCTGAAACTGCAAATTACCTACATGATTTTTGTAACACTCCTGTTTTTCCTGGATTACTTTTTTAAAATTTTCGGATTAAGTTTCTTCTCTCTTGAATGGCTGCAAAATTTTTATTCAACATTCGGTTCAAAATATGCAGCAACAAGCATTTCAACAGAACCTCAGTGGCAGAATCTCGGCAACTGGTATTTACATCAATACACTAATGCAGATACATTTCCCGTCGTTATGGGAAGCTTCTGGTATTTAAAGGTGTATTTCATTTTGACTGTTTTCGGAGTTTTAATCTTACGTTTTTTCCCAAGACACATCAATTGGTTTATCGGATTATGCATTGCTTTAACACTGATCTTTAACATTTTCCCCGGGCTATACCCGACAGGACAGGTAGGTTATGTAGCATTTTATCTTGCTATTTTCTTAATCGCCAACAGAATGAGAGGCAAGAAAATTCCAACCAAAATAATTCCTGTTCTTTATACTATTGTAGCAGGTCTGCTGATGTGGATGTTCTGGTATTATGGAAATGAAATATTCTACAAAATCAATAAAAACAAATTCCCTCCAAAAATTCCATACATTATATGGACTCTGTTTTCACTGGTTACGCTATTCGTATTCTATAACAGATTAAAAATCACCCGGGAAAATCTCATTACTTATATTGGCAGAAATGCGATCTTTTTTTATTTTGCCCAGGGAATAAGTTCATCACTTGTTTATTTCATTGTCGTTTCGCTGAATGAAAAGATGCCATGGTGGGTTTTAATGATTCTGATCTATTGTATTAATATTATTCTAGCAATTATCATTGCAGAAGTATTAAAGAAAACAGACCGTCTGGGGTGGAATGTTCTGGAATTTTTACGAAGAAAGACAGCTTCGTAA
- a CDS encoding DUF502 domain-containing protein: MKKLSFENIANFFLKNFFQGLVIIGPIGLTIFVIWYIVSSIDNIIPSVAREIPGLVFVSTILITALLGYLGNKFVVGKFFFDTMDSLLEKTPGVKHIYTPTKDVMSSFVGDKKKFNDPVWVKTNANPEIWRIGFLTQREMSDVEKDNCVAVYLPHSYAISGWVIVTEEKNIKPVVGMTAASAMKFAVSGGVAGFHSDDNIFKAPE; encoded by the coding sequence TTGAAAAAACTGTCTTTCGAAAACATTGCGAATTTCTTCCTGAAAAATTTCTTTCAGGGATTGGTAATTATCGGCCCTATCGGACTTACAATTTTTGTAATATGGTATATCGTTTCTTCTATAGATAATATCATTCCTTCAGTTGCCAGAGAAATTCCGGGATTGGTTTTTGTATCGACTATTTTAATTACTGCCCTTTTAGGGTATCTGGGAAACAAATTTGTTGTAGGGAAATTCTTTTTCGACACGATGGACAGTCTATTAGAGAAAACACCCGGAGTAAAACATATTTACACTCCTACCAAAGACGTCATGTCTTCATTTGTAGGAGATAAGAAAAAATTCAATGATCCTGTCTGGGTAAAAACAAACGCCAATCCGGAAATCTGGAGAATTGGTTTTTTAACCCAGAGAGAAATGTCCGACGTGGAGAAGGATAACTGCGTAGCTGTTTACCTCCCGCATTCGTACGCTATTTCCGGATGGGTAATTGTTACAGAAGAAAAAAACATCAAACCTGTAGTGGGAATGACCGCTGCTTCTGCAATGAAATTTGCTGTAAGCGGTGGTGTAGCAGGCTTCCACTCTGACGACAATATATTTAAAGCTCCTGAGTAG
- a CDS encoding PQQ-dependent sugar dehydrogenase, whose product MKFNNFYVSILSFSLILTACQKNNANAQQTGNDGSVETGKPNTNYKPAFEGQTRIKAVKTTTPYNVEVLNKDLGRPWGIINLPDGRFLITEKSGFMNVVSQDGKQVSKISGFPKVDSKGQGGMLDVALDPDFKNNNMIYFSFSEPFGKGNLTSVAKGKLSGDLKTITDVKIIFRAEPSYDGDKHYGSRLAFDKDGNLFVSTGERSDKETRVYAQKTDNYLGKILKITKDGKPAPGNPFIGKAGYKPEIYAYGVRNPQGMAIDPNGNLWDVEMGPRGGDEINFIQPGKNYGWGDVTYGIEYSGQKVGQGITQKEGTEQPVYYWDPVISPSGVTFYTGNMDEWKGNLIIGCLSGEHINRVVMKDNKVVGEERLLADQKERFRDVLDGMDGNLYAVTDSGKLYKISKK is encoded by the coding sequence ATGAAATTCAATAACTTTTATGTATCCATTCTGAGTTTTTCTCTCATTCTTACTGCGTGTCAAAAGAATAATGCCAATGCTCAGCAAACAGGCAATGATGGCAGTGTGGAGACCGGAAAACCTAATACTAATTATAAGCCAGCCTTTGAAGGGCAAACCCGTATAAAGGCTGTAAAAACTACAACACCTTACAATGTTGAGGTCTTGAATAAAGACCTGGGACGGCCTTGGGGCATTATTAATTTACCCGATGGAAGATTTTTAATTACAGAAAAATCTGGTTTTATGAATGTTGTTTCACAAGATGGCAAGCAGGTGTCTAAAATTTCAGGATTTCCAAAAGTAGACTCAAAGGGTCAGGGAGGAATGCTTGATGTAGCACTCGATCCTGATTTTAAAAATAATAATATGATCTATTTTAGTTTTTCGGAGCCATTTGGAAAAGGAAACCTGACCTCAGTGGCTAAAGGGAAACTTTCAGGGGATTTAAAAACGATAACCGATGTAAAGATAATTTTCCGTGCAGAACCTTCTTATGATGGTGATAAACATTATGGAAGTCGATTGGCTTTTGATAAAGATGGAAATCTATTCGTCAGTACAGGAGAGAGATCGGATAAAGAAACAAGGGTATATGCTCAGAAAACAGATAATTACCTGGGTAAAATTCTTAAAATCACAAAAGATGGTAAGCCGGCTCCCGGAAATCCGTTTATTGGAAAGGCTGGATATAAGCCTGAAATATATGCTTATGGAGTAAGAAACCCTCAGGGAATGGCTATTGATCCTAATGGCAATCTTTGGGATGTGGAGATGGGTCCAAGAGGAGGGGATGAGATTAATTTTATTCAGCCGGGTAAAAATTATGGTTGGGGAGATGTTACTTACGGGATTGAATATTCAGGACAAAAAGTAGGGCAGGGAATTACTCAAAAAGAGGGTACGGAACAGCCTGTGTATTATTGGGATCCAGTTATTTCTCCAAGTGGGGTGACGTTCTATACCGGAAATATGGATGAATGGAAAGGAAATTTGATTATAGGATGCCTAAGTGGCGAACATATTAACAGGGTTGTAATGAAGGATAATAAAGTCGTAGGAGAAGAACGCCTGTTAGCAGATCAGAAAGAAAGGTTCAGGGATGTTCTTGATGGAATGGACGGAAACCTTTATGCAGTCACAGATAGTGGCAAACTGTATAAAATTTCTAAAAAATAA
- a CDS encoding TonB-dependent receptor plug domain-containing protein → MKIKYLSALFLGTTAALYSQQVSDTISKEAKIEEIAITGSRNKKRTVVNTPVPIDVIDIKQVSQSTGQIEVNQLLQFAAPSFNSNKQSGSDGADAVDPATLRGLGPDQTLLLLNGKRYHQSSLVNLFGTKGRGNTGYDMNTIPIGAIKRIEVLRDGAAAQYGSDAIAGVINVILNDRDKGFEGNAFYGMNLFKSPGNNDVVSDHKVDGMTFNFNGNYGTKIGSQGGFANFTAEFVNKDFSIRNANPEIYKAPNEAPRQRFGDAKSQNVYFFGNIEVPLSDNLKFYSHPGFSQRSTNANAWTRQADADGNVPEVYPNGFNPIQNTNITDFTFDNGLKFKVAGWDVDFYNAFGSNRFTYQIDNTINATLGVRSPTSFNAGGHSLLQNTTGFNATKQFDVLEGLNIAFGSEFRYEKFDIIRGQEASYAMYDINGNVVTPDTPKNLLVAVPGSDPVRYRPGGSQGFPGYSINLNKSRNNFAAYVDTELDITKKWMISLAGRFENYSDFGSTINGKFATRYAITPQFALRGSVSTGFRAPSLAQKYYALQFTNFQGGNLVTIQLASNDSDLAKLAGISQLKEETSLNGSVGFTFNTGKFTATVDGYYINVKNRIVLTGNFSREDLPLEAQERYPYIDQAQFFSNAIDTRTKGVDVILSYNETIGSGKLTATLAGNYNEMEITSVNASDQLKGKEDIYLSARERAFILASAPKTKINLSLNYRLSRFNANVQLVRFDKVTLIGYNGPTDYQTYNARVTTDLSFGYDFSKSVSLTIGSKNLFNRYPTLQTAAVSDGNTESGGIFDPVQMGFAGRQAFARFNFRF, encoded by the coding sequence ATGAAAATTAAATACTTAAGTGCCCTGTTTCTTGGCACCACTGCAGCATTATATTCGCAGCAGGTCAGCGACACCATTTCTAAGGAAGCTAAAATTGAAGAAATTGCAATTACAGGAAGCAGGAACAAAAAAAGAACTGTTGTTAACACTCCGGTACCTATAGATGTTATTGATATTAAACAGGTAAGCCAATCAACCGGGCAAATAGAAGTCAATCAGCTTTTACAGTTTGCAGCACCTTCATTCAATTCCAACAAACAATCCGGCTCTGATGGAGCTGATGCGGTAGACCCCGCCACTTTAAGGGGGCTTGGTCCGGATCAGACTTTACTTTTACTGAATGGCAAGCGATATCACCAATCTTCACTTGTTAATCTTTTCGGTACAAAAGGAAGAGGAAATACAGGATATGATATGAACACCATTCCGATTGGAGCCATCAAAAGAATAGAAGTACTTCGGGACGGAGCCGCCGCTCAATATGGCTCTGATGCCATTGCGGGTGTTATCAACGTTATCTTAAATGACCGGGATAAAGGATTTGAAGGCAATGCTTTTTACGGCATGAATCTATTTAAAAGCCCTGGCAACAATGATGTTGTATCCGATCATAAGGTGGATGGGATGACTTTTAATTTCAATGGTAATTACGGAACAAAAATCGGATCTCAGGGAGGTTTTGCCAACTTTACAGCCGAATTTGTGAATAAGGACTTTTCCATCAGGAATGCAAATCCAGAAATTTATAAAGCTCCAAATGAAGCTCCAAGGCAACGCTTTGGTGATGCAAAATCGCAAAATGTTTATTTCTTTGGAAATATTGAAGTTCCCTTATCTGATAATTTAAAATTCTACTCACATCCTGGATTTTCCCAAAGAAGTACCAATGCTAATGCATGGACCAGGCAAGCCGATGCAGATGGAAACGTTCCGGAAGTATACCCTAACGGTTTCAATCCTATCCAGAATACCAACATTACGGATTTTACGTTTGATAATGGATTAAAATTCAAAGTAGCAGGATGGGATGTTGATTTTTATAATGCTTTTGGAAGCAATAGATTCACCTATCAAATCGATAATACCATCAATGCCACTTTGGGGGTAAGATCTCCCACCAGCTTTAATGCCGGAGGCCATTCTCTTCTGCAAAACACCACAGGTTTTAATGCTACCAAACAATTTGATGTATTAGAAGGTTTAAATATTGCCTTCGGGTCTGAATTCAGGTATGAGAAATTTGACATCATTAGAGGACAAGAAGCATCTTACGCCATGTATGACATCAACGGAAATGTTGTAACTCCTGATACACCAAAAAATCTATTGGTGGCTGTCCCGGGATCTGATCCCGTCCGCTACCGGCCAGGCGGCTCACAAGGGTTTCCCGGATATTCTATCAATCTGAATAAAAGCAGAAACAATTTTGCTGCTTATGTGGATACCGAGCTGGATATCACTAAAAAATGGATGATAAGTCTTGCAGGAAGGTTTGAAAACTACAGTGATTTCGGCAGCACTATTAACGGAAAATTCGCAACAAGATATGCCATCACGCCTCAATTCGCCTTGCGAGGTTCTGTTTCTACAGGTTTCAGAGCCCCTTCCTTAGCCCAAAAATATTACGCCTTACAATTCACTAATTTCCAGGGAGGCAATCTGGTAACGATTCAATTAGCCTCAAACGACAGTGACCTTGCCAAGCTTGCAGGTATTTCGCAATTGAAGGAGGAAACTTCACTAAACGGAAGTGTCGGGTTTACTTTTAATACCGGAAAATTCACCGCAACAGTCGATGGATACTATATCAATGTAAAAAACAGAATTGTATTAACCGGAAACTTTTCGAGAGAAGACTTACCTTTGGAAGCCCAGGAAAGATACCCCTATATCGATCAGGCACAGTTCTTTTCTAATGCCATAGATACGAGAACAAAAGGAGTAGATGTAATATTAAGCTACAACGAAACTATTGGCAGTGGTAAATTAACAGCCACCTTAGCCGGAAACTATAATGAAATGGAAATCACTTCCGTTAATGCTTCAGATCAACTAAAGGGCAAAGAAGATATTTACTTAAGCGCAAGAGAGCGTGCATTTATTTTAGCATCAGCCCCTAAGACAAAAATCAATTTAAGCTTGAACTACAGACTTTCAAGGTTCAATGCTAATGTACAGCTGGTGAGATTTGATAAGGTTACTCTGATTGGATATAATGGACCTACTGATTATCAAACCTATAACGCAAGAGTAACCACCGATTTATCTTTCGGTTATGATTTCTCAAAAAGCGTCAGCTTAACAATAGGCAGCAAAAACCTCTTTAACAGATACCCAACACTACAAACCGCTGCTGTTTCTGATGGAAACACAGAATCCGGAGGAATTTTCGATCCGGTACAAATGGGCTTTGCAGGAAGACAAGCTTTCGCCAGGTTCAACTTCAGATTTTAA
- the rpmA gene encoding 50S ribosomal protein L27 translates to MAHKKGVGSSKNGRESHSKRLGVKIFGGQEAIAGNIIIRQRGTQHHPGENVGMGKDHTLFALVDGKVVFRKKANNRSFVSVEPNA, encoded by the coding sequence ATGGCACACAAGAAAGGAGTCGGTAGTTCCAAGAACGGTAGAGAATCTCACTCTAAGAGATTAGGTGTAAAGATTTTCGGTGGACAAGAAGCTATTGCCGGTAATATTATTATCAGACAAAGAGGTACTCAACACCACCCAGGTGAAAACGTGGGAATGGGTAAAGACCACACTTTGTTTGCATTAGTAGACGGTAAAGTAGTTTTCAGAAAGAAAGCAAATAACAGATCTTTCGTATCTGTAGAACCTAACGCATAA
- a CDS encoding BlaI/MecI/CopY family transcriptional regulator, which translates to MKEIKLTDSEKDLMEILWDKEKVFMKDILDLYPEPKPAATTVATLLKRMQNKDLVGYTLYGNSREYYPKVAKRDYFKEEMTSMIDRFFNSSVTQFASFFTSNAKMSQKQLKELREIIDQQIKQ; encoded by the coding sequence ATGAAAGAAATAAAATTAACAGATTCTGAAAAAGACCTTATGGAAATTCTTTGGGATAAAGAAAAAGTTTTCATGAAAGACATTCTGGACCTGTACCCGGAACCCAAACCAGCCGCTACCACCGTAGCAACCCTGCTTAAAAGAATGCAGAATAAAGACCTGGTAGGCTATACACTTTATGGAAACTCCCGTGAATACTACCCAAAAGTAGCCAAGAGAGATTATTTCAAGGAAGAAATGACTTCAATGATTGACCGTTTTTTTAATAGCTCAGTGACACAATTTGCTTCGTTCTTCACATCCAATGCAAAAATGTCTCAAAAGCAACTGAAAGAACTTCGCGAAATAATTGATCAACAGATAAAACAATAA
- a CDS encoding neutral zinc metallopeptidase, whose product MKRNFKFCFLAGAMAVFSLTACNDDKMEDNVLPNSTTENAKIEQPGELEKICYYVDQYWSSSSVLMTGLQNSTDTNFMNGQMTKIASMWGRSNPTLRFVNDPSNFNSTYNAISYSTGKIYYGYAIYYDAKNKGGDIVNAMILAHEYGHQLQYIFNLPSVNESTARPNELEADGFAGYYLRRPNGYNKTSFAEIASAYEFAQSIGDNQTSSPNHHGTPPQRRSAVRLGFLLGEYSLSAADFDYNFFYYYQGVLNGTYKMGKNSRNPEIDAYMSKYMDELRKIQSGEISAEEFKKL is encoded by the coding sequence ATGAAAAGAAACTTTAAGTTCTGCTTTTTAGCAGGAGCAATGGCTGTATTCTCATTAACAGCTTGTAACGATGACAAAATGGAGGACAATGTCTTGCCAAATTCGACAACGGAAAATGCCAAAATTGAACAACCCGGAGAACTCGAAAAAATCTGCTACTACGTAGATCAGTACTGGAGTTCATCATCCGTTTTAATGACCGGACTTCAAAATTCCACAGACACCAATTTCATGAACGGTCAAATGACAAAAATTGCAAGCATGTGGGGAAGAAGCAATCCAACTTTACGATTTGTTAATGATCCATCCAATTTTAATTCAACTTACAATGCAATCTCTTACTCTACCGGAAAAATCTATTACGGGTATGCAATCTATTATGATGCAAAAAACAAAGGGGGAGATATTGTAAATGCCATGATCTTAGCTCATGAATATGGTCATCAGTTACAGTACATCTTCAACCTACCTTCAGTTAACGAATCAACAGCAAGACCTAATGAATTGGAAGCTGACGGTTTTGCTGGCTACTATTTAAGAAGACCTAACGGATACAACAAAACAAGCTTTGCAGAAATCGCTTCAGCTTATGAATTCGCACAAAGTATCGGAGACAATCAAACATCCAGCCCTAATCACCACGGGACGCCTCCGCAAAGAAGATCTGCAGTTCGTTTAGGTTTCCTTTTAGGAGAATACAGCCTTTCAGCAGCTGACTTTGATTACAATTTCTTCTATTATTATCAGGGTGTACTTAATGGCACTTATAAAATGGGGAAAAACTCAAGAAATCCAGAAATCGATGCTTATATGAGCAAATATATGGATGAGTTGAGAAAAATTCAGTCCGGAGAAATCTCTGCTGAGGAATTCAAAAAATTATAA
- the rplU gene encoding 50S ribosomal protein L21 yields the protein MFAIVEIAGLQYKVEQDQKLFVNRLKGDKGAKVSFDKVLLTVNGTITVGAPAVSGITVDAEILDHVKADKVIVFKKKRRKGYKVKNGHRQSLTQIQITGITGFDGGAKKTAKKETVKAEVLSDNATVNFSEDHELNYHLKKNNLSQSKENRETLITLGKAVKVELEKKVLTHEEVDAAIIKNIDQFKALNK from the coding sequence ATGTTTGCAATTGTAGAAATAGCAGGGCTTCAATATAAAGTTGAGCAAGACCAGAAGTTGTTTGTAAACCGTTTAAAAGGAGATAAAGGAGCGAAAGTTTCTTTTGATAAAGTTCTTCTTACTGTAAACGGTACAATCACTGTTGGCGCCCCAGCTGTAAGCGGGATCACTGTAGATGCAGAGATCTTAGACCATGTTAAAGCTGATAAAGTAATCGTTTTCAAAAAGAAAAGAAGAAAAGGTTACAAAGTTAAAAACGGTCACAGACAATCTTTAACTCAGATTCAAATTACAGGAATTACTGGATTTGATGGTGGAGCAAAAAAGACTGCTAAAAAAGAAACTGTAAAGGCTGAAGTTCTTTCAGACAACGCAACTGTTAACTTTAGTGAAGATCATGAATTGAACTATCACTTAAAGAAAAACAATTTGTCTCAGTCTAAAGAAAACAGAGAAACTTTAATTACTTTAGGTAAAGCTGTTAAAGTTGAATTAGAGAAAAAAGTTCTTACTCATGAAGAAGTAGATGCTGCTATCATTAAGAACATTGATCAATTTAAAGCACTTAATAAATAA
- the miaE gene encoding tRNA-(ms[2]io[6]A)-hydroxylase, with amino-acid sequence MFKLKLPTDPRWANIAEGNIEEILTDHAWCEQKAATNAISLITMLPEYAEIVTELLAIAQEELDHFNQVHEIIKRRGYTFGRARKDDYVNELAKFIIQGSREDLVVDKMLFAAMIEARSCERFKVLTENIKDEELKVFYKELMISEANHYTTFIGFARQLGDPEKVNKRWEEWLSYEANIIKSYGNKETIHG; translated from the coding sequence ATGTTTAAGTTGAAACTTCCTACCGATCCAAGGTGGGCAAATATTGCAGAAGGAAACATTGAAGAAATTTTAACGGACCATGCATGGTGTGAGCAGAAAGCAGCTACTAATGCCATTTCTCTGATCACAATGCTTCCGGAATATGCTGAAATCGTTACCGAACTTCTCGCTATTGCGCAGGAAGAGCTTGACCATTTCAATCAGGTTCATGAGATTATAAAAAGAAGAGGATATACTTTCGGAAGAGCCCGAAAAGATGATTATGTTAATGAGCTCGCTAAATTTATCATTCAGGGGAGCAGAGAAGATCTTGTTGTAGATAAAATGCTTTTTGCAGCAATGATTGAAGCAAGAAGTTGTGAACGGTTTAAAGTGCTTACCGAAAATATTAAAGATGAAGAACTAAAAGTATTTTACAAAGAACTCATGATTTCTGAAGCCAACCATTATACAACATTTATAGGCTTTGCAAGACAGCTTGGAGATCCTGAAAAGGTTAATAAACGTTGGGAAGAATGGCTGAGCTATGAAGCCAATATCATCAAGTCTTACGGAAATAAAGAAACAATACACGGTTAA